From the genome of Rhododendron vialii isolate Sample 1 chromosome 10a, ASM3025357v1:
TGGTGGATATGTAGGTGTACATATTTTGTGGCTTTAAATGAATTAGGAAATCCGTCTGTTTGTGAATCTGTTGATAATTCATTAGCTTTGATAATGCATTAGCATTATTCCTTTGTTTGATAATACTGTATATAATTCGATCAGTGAATCTGTTGATTCATTAGCTTTAATTTTGATAGCTAATATTAGCTATGACCATCTTCGATTTTTGCAATTGTTTTCATTAGCGTTATGGGACTTTTTTGACATACTCATACAGATTCTCAGATTATATGGGCGGGCATTTCAGATTACTTTAGGTTGAAACTTGGATCTGATGTTACaagcattatttttttttataatgtatGTTAAGTAGTTCAGTAACTTGGTATTATAGGAACAATGTCTTCTGGTCCATCAATGACAAGTGATCATGCTCTATCAATGAGTTCAGCTCCCGCAAAATCTGATGACCCTGTTTGGGCTTATGGTAAATtagttttgggtaaaaagaataATACCATTTGTATCTTTTGTAATAAGCATATTAAAGGTGGTGGAATTACATGATTAAAACAACATCTTGCCGGAGTGAAAGGAGAGGTGGAAGCTTGTAAAAATGTGCCGATGGATGTAGAATGGCAAATGAATCAAATGCTTGAAGGGTATAAGCAAGACAAAGAAAGGAGGGAGAGAACTAGCAAAGTTGTTGGAGAAGGAGCTTCCTATCAAGCTTTGGAtaaagaggaggaggagtctTTACTTGATAGAACAACGTCCAGAGatgggaccaaaaaaaaagaagtaagacAACTGGTGGCTTTTTTGCTCCAAGAACAATGCCAGGTGCCCAACCTTCTATACAAAGTGCATTGTCATCTAAACAAACCATTGATGAAGCAAGAATGGCGGTTGCTCGATGGTGGTATGATGCTAACATTCCATTTGATGCGACTTTATCTCCATATTATCAACCGGCGATTGATGCAATGCTAGCCGTTGGACCGGGCTTCAAGGGTCCTTCATATCATGACCTGAGATGCCCTCTCTTGAATAATAGTATTCGTGAAATTAGAGAGTATCTTCTTGAACTTAGAGAGGTATGGGCAAATTATGGATCAATTATGTCTGATGGATGGACAAGCCAAAATCAAACTCCGATTAtaaattttcttgtttattgTCCTAAAGGGACTATATTTTTTAAGTCAATTGACACATCGAAACTTGTTAAAGACACAGATACactgtttggtattttttgtgaaattgttGAACTAGTGGGGCCAAGTAATGTTGTCCAGTTTGTTACCGATAATGAGGCTGCCTACAAAGTGGCGGGAAAGAGGTTACAAGCACATTATGGATCCTTCTATTGGTCTCCTTGTGCGGCTCATTGCTTGGATTTGATGTTGGAGAATTTGCAAAGCCTCAACACTTTCCGCACATAGATGCTACCATCCAAAAGGCTAAAAAGGTAACATTTAAGATGTTATGCATATTGTATAGTTGATATGCTATGAATATGAATCTTATCAATTGTGATTATTACTTTTGTAGGTAACTCGATACATTTACAATCATGCATGGGTTCTCAACACAATGAGGAAAGACTTCACAAATGGTAGAGACTTGTGTCGTCCTGGCATCACAAGGTTTGCTACAACTTTTTAACTCTTCAATGCCTTCTAAATTTCAAGAAAGAGCTTAGACAAATGTTCACTAGTGACAAATGGCTTGGATCTCGATATGCTAAATGTAATTTTGGGAAAGAAGTTGCTAAAATTCTTTTGGAGGATAAAGAATTTTGGTCTAATTGTCAACTTGTGGTGAAAGTTTGTGAACCTTTGGTGAGGGTTCTTCGTCTAATCGATGGTGATGAAAAGCCTGTAATGGGATACTTATATGACGCAATGAATAAGGCAAAAAAGGCAATTAAAGTGAGGTTCAACAATAGGCTCTCTTTGTATGGGCCATACATTCGAGTGATTGATGCTAGATGGGATATGCAACTTCACAGCCCTCTTCATGCTGTTGTTTGCTTTCTCAATCCCGCAATATATTTTAAGCCTTCTTTCAAGAAGTAAAAGGAAGTTGATCGAGAAATGATTCAAGCTCTTACAGTCTTGGTGCCGGATGAGCATTTGCAAGACCAAATAAGTGCACAAATTGAGGAATACATGCAGGCAACAGGTGACTTCAATATGCCCCTTGCTATTTGTCAACGAGAGAAACTATCTCCAGgtaatcttttatttttcagtatGCCTATTTTATCTTGTAAGTTGCTAGATTtttatctagtaaattgttaagttttcaaTCTTTTAGTTTCATGGTAGGGGCAATTCGGAGGTTTAGTTCCAGATTTACAAAAGTTTGCTATTCGAGTACTTAGCCAATGTTGCAGTGCAATTAGATGTGAAAGAAACTGAAGTATGTTTGAGTCTATCCATTCTAAGAAGCGGAATAGACTAGAGCACAAAAGACTCAATGATTTAGTCTATGTGTGTTATAATTTGAAGCTTCGAGAGAGGTAATTATTTCAAAAGTTGttactcaatttttatttcatttgctTTCAAAATGAATCTTGTAAATTGTGAAAATTACTTTTGTAGGATTATTAGGCGAACGAAAGATGCACTTGATCCGATTAGTCTTGAGAACATAGATGTGTTGGATGATTGGGTGAGCGAAGAGCCTAGTCTACTTGACGAAAAGGATATTGCATGGGAGATTATTGAACCACCATCTTTAGAGGCATTGACGTTAGATGATCAGGAGCCTAACTTTGATGATGCCGCTGATGATTTTCCAAATGAGAACGAGAGACAGTATGATCATTGGGACATTGGAGGACACAATGATCCTTATGTTTATGTTGAATGACAAACTATGTTTTTTTTAGATGTACTTCTCAAGTCTCTTTTGGTGAACTTTGCGTATGTTTCGAGATGATGGATATGTACTTGACATTGCGTACGTTTTGCGGATGctcttggaagttggaacattttcttgttaatttgaAGTCACTTATGTGAATTTTGTTGTCTTAATATAGgcattttatgatgaattgcatggtatgggaaatttttttgaattataattatacataattattatatatattgtaattgcggtaaattcgaaacggtactcggtatttgacc
Proteins encoded in this window:
- the LOC131304243 gene encoding uncharacterized protein LOC131304243, producing the protein MFESIHSKKRNRLEHKRLNDLVYVCYNLKLRERIIRRTKDALDPISLENIDVLDDWVSEEPSLLDEKDIAWEIIEPPSLEALTLDDQEPNFDDAADDFPNENERQYDHWDIGGHNDPYVYVE